Sequence from the Candidatus Woesearchaeota archaeon genome:
TAAAAAACTTATTGATAATGCATACGACCATACAATAGAAATCTTTCCAAACTTGAATGCTGGGTATAATTACTGGCCTATGAAGGGGAAGTTGCAAATATACAACAAAGTTAGAATCTCACTTTCTCAACTGCAAATTGAACTATCAATCTTAAAAGATTTGAATATCATCAAAGATGATAATTCAGATACAATTGAAAATAGTATCAAATATATGAATGGATTAATAAGAAAACTTGAACAACCTGATAATAACAATAAAAATTCTAAATAGATTTTTTAAGCATTAAATAAAATGGAAAGTAAGAATTTCAATAAAGATGATGGATTTTTGTTGTATCATGAATTATACAACCTCTATTTGAATCTATATCCTTCACTTGCAAGATTTCCTAAAAGTGAAAAATTCACTTTAAGACATAATATTGATAATACTGCAATTGAAATGCTAATTGCACTTGATAGATTTACAAAGCTAAATCAAAGAGATAAGACTTCACAATTAAGAAAAATTGTGTATCTTTTTGATAAATTCAAACTTCTATTAAGAATCTCAAAAGATTTGCATTTTTTACCATTTAATCAATATACATTATTAATTGAGAAGTCTGAATTAATTGGCAAATTATTAGGTGGATTACTCAAGAAGTATAAATCAAATTTATAAAACAAATACTTTTATTTATTATTGATCAATTTTCATGATATAAAATTTCGGGAAGTTTATTCCCCATAAGTAAAAATTAAATTTTATAATTTATAAGAGTATGGAAATAAAATTCTTTTCTGCTAAAAAATTACTATCAAAAACTACTAATACTTGTCCAATATTTTTGTTAAAATAACTACTCTCTGCTAATAAGTTTTAAGCAAAAATAAAACTAAAGAAAATAAATTCACACTTTTAAAATAAAATAATTAAAAAATACTATAAATGACAACAACTTTTAATCAATTAATAGGATAGAAATGGTTAGTTTTGCTAACAATATTTAGTCACTAACAACAACATAAAATAGTGATAATTGACAGTAATATTTAATCATATAAAACTGTAGTGTTCTAAATAATTCACACTTTTAAAATCTATTGTGATTAAATAATCACACTTTCGAAGTAGAAAAATTTATCCTAAATCTATTAAAAAACAAAAAGAATAATTAAAGGAAATACTAAACAACTAATAAAAGCCCCAAAGTGCCAAGATATCAATAGAAAGAAATAAGATCAAAACTAAAGAGACTTTTTATTCACAGTCACTCGTAAGTATTCGTTCGGTGCAATTTTTACAAGTAAAAATAGTTTTGAGCAGAAAAATATATAAGAAATAAAGATTCGAATAATACAAACTTATTTATACTTATAAATTCTTAAATATTAATATGAAAAAAAATGAGTATAAGGATAAAGCAGATAATAAACATAATAAACTTACAGAAAACACAAATAAGGAATATTTCAATAAAGGAGTTTTATACCTAACTTTAATATTAAGCATTTCTCCATTAATAGAATTTTCAAAGTTTTTTTCTTCATTTCTAAATTCAGTTAATAATATAGGACTCCTAGCACAAACTGAATTTTTTATATTTATCATCAGTTATATCTTAATAATTATTAGTTTAATTTTATTAAATAAAGAAAAAATATAAAAAATATAAAGAAATGAGATATAAAAAAATTGAAGAGTATGTAAAATAATTAAAATTCTTCTTTTTCTTTACTTGCTTAAAACTTGCTAGCAAAACCACTAATTATCCACGCTTCAAAATCTACCAATACAACAACTTCGTATAATATACATTATACGCATACTTCTAATAAGTTAGTTATTAGAAAGACTTATAAAGAATAGACACAATAAAGTACTATGAATAAACATGCGCCACAATATGCAAAAAAACATCCAAAACACATAAGATATGGGATCTATATGCTCTACGCATTAGCAATGATATTTGTAATTCCTATGGCAGTAGGATATTCAATAGTTATGGGCCACCATTTCAAAATTAAGTAAAATGTTAGCAGATTTAAACAAAGATTACTTATCGCGTATGTATGTTCGTCATAAATTCGCCAAGAAGGGTATAATAACTCAAGAAACTGAAAAAAGTCTTGGATTTGAGCTCCTGACAAGTTCACTACAGAAATTGACTATTACAAGCGCTCTAATGACCAATCACAAAACAAGAAAAAAAGGAAACGAATATAATTACAACTTTTGGGAGTTTAAAATGCCTCAAGGCAATTACGAATACTTAATTTGCGTATGCTTCGAAAATTTTGATGGAAATATTAGAGAAAATGGATATTTCGTATTTCCTAGACCAATCCTAGAAAAACTTGGAGAAAAAAATACGATTAGTATTTTTGAATCAGATATCTCAGGAAACTATTCTAGGGAGCCAAAAATAAACAAGCACCAATATTATAAAAATTATAAACAACTTCATGAAAAATGAAACAAAGTAAAATACAAAATAAAATATTTTCAAATATAATTGAAAAATGAAAATATTAAAAATATCTACAATATACCTTCTATTAGGTTTAATCCTTATATTAGGAGTATTTAATACATTTATAACAGCTAATTTAATTCAAAGCGGAATTTTTTTATACTAAATATACCCTTCATCAGAAAAATATTATTTTAAAAGTGTGAATATTTAATCACAATAGTAATTGAAAGTGTGAATCTAGGAGAACATAGTAAAATTTTACTTGACTAAAACTTGCTAGCAAAAATTATAATTTTTAAAACAAGATACTACTTAAAAATAACTAGCAAAACTATAAATTTTCAACAAAATAAAAACTATGAAAATGTTAGAATTGATAATAACTTTTAAGCAACTATTTTGAAAGTGTGAATTTCGAACTATAAAATAAGATAACTAGAAATAATTGTAAATGATAGTAAGTTTTAATCAAATTGGATTCAAAAACTTATAATCAAAAATGATAACTTTCAATCTTTAAAATCAAAAAATGAGCTCTCATACAATCTTTTTTTAACAATTTTTTGTAAGTAATAAGCAGGAAAAGTACAATAAAAAAATATAAATAACTCAAAATAAAAATTCAAAATAAATCCATTTGAGTAGAATTTCTTTTAGTATATTTTCTCTTACCTTCCAAACAAGGAGTAATAGAACACCTAAACATCGAATTATTAACTCTATGGATTGTTTTCTCAAAATCTTTCTCCATCAAAGAATCAGAAATTTGTGATCTAACATTCAAAAAATTCTCAAGAAAAAATTCTTCACCTATACTAAACTCCAAATTATCATCCAAAATAAAATCATATAAATTTTTATAAAACATATCAACATACCATAAAACTTTAGAATCACTATTCAAGCCAATATTTTTATAATGA
This genomic interval carries:
- a CDS encoding four helix bundle protein — its product is MESKNFNKDDGFLLYHELYNLYLNLYPSLARFPKSEKFTLRHNIDNTAIEMLIALDRFTKLNQRDKTSQLRKIVYLFDKFKLLLRISKDLHFLPFNQYTLLIEKSELIGKLLGGLLKKYKSNL